Proteins encoded by one window of Dokdonella sp.:
- a CDS encoding amidohydrolase family protein → MNARILLACVAILAFASNTTVAESKAQLLTGAQLHTVSHGVIERGEVLIRDGRIAAIGARVDAPADAERIDLAGKHIYPGLVASQSVLGLSEVAAVRATNDFAEAGAITPEVRAEAAVNPDTELWPVARANGVLTALIVPRPGGDGVISGRSALMQPDGWTAEQMTLKAAAAMHLFWPSAHMPEWMPATARERAAEAARTKREALERALREARAYAAARDAKRNIDPDLRWEAMRPVLAGTMPLFVHADRAAAIREALAFAERERLRIVLVGGGDAWRFAATLKSRDIAVVLGSAHNVPMRRWEGYDTVYSSAGKLAAAGVRLVIANDGESMASSNERNLPYQAASYATFGLGAEAALRAITLTPAEVLGVADRIGSLDIGKDATLFVADGDVLDGRTRVERAWIRGREVDLTSRHTRLHDKYQRKYRGEAKD, encoded by the coding sequence ATGAACGCGCGCATCCTGCTGGCCTGTGTGGCCATCCTCGCATTCGCATCGAACACAACGGTCGCCGAATCGAAGGCGCAGTTGCTGACCGGGGCGCAGCTGCATACCGTGAGCCATGGCGTCATCGAGCGTGGTGAGGTCCTGATCCGCGATGGGCGCATCGCGGCCATCGGCGCGCGTGTCGATGCGCCGGCCGATGCCGAGCGTATCGATCTTGCCGGCAAGCACATCTATCCGGGGCTGGTCGCTTCGCAGAGCGTGCTCGGCCTGAGTGAAGTCGCAGCCGTGCGTGCGACCAACGATTTCGCCGAGGCCGGCGCAATCACGCCGGAGGTGCGCGCCGAAGCCGCGGTCAATCCGGATACCGAGCTGTGGCCGGTCGCGCGTGCCAACGGTGTGCTGACCGCCCTGATCGTGCCGCGACCCGGCGGTGATGGCGTCATCAGCGGGCGTTCGGCATTGATGCAGCCGGATGGCTGGACGGCCGAGCAGATGACCCTCAAGGCTGCCGCGGCGATGCACCTGTTCTGGCCGAGCGCGCACATGCCCGAGTGGATGCCCGCGACAGCCCGCGAGCGCGCTGCCGAGGCGGCACGCACGAAACGCGAAGCGCTTGAGCGCGCACTGCGTGAAGCGCGGGCCTATGCCGCCGCTCGCGATGCGAAGCGGAACATCGATCCGGACCTGCGCTGGGAAGCGATGCGCCCGGTGCTGGCCGGCACGATGCCATTGTTCGTGCACGCCGATCGGGCAGCGGCGATCCGCGAGGCGCTGGCGTTCGCCGAGCGCGAACGCCTACGCATCGTACTGGTCGGCGGTGGCGATGCCTGGCGCTTTGCCGCCACGTTGAAATCACGCGACATCGCGGTCGTTCTGGGTTCGGCGCACAACGTGCCGATGCGCCGCTGGGAGGGTTACGACACCGTGTACTCGTCGGCCGGCAAGCTCGCCGCGGCCGGTGTTCGCCTCGTCATTGCCAATGATGGCGAAAGCATGGCCTCGTCGAACGAGCGCAACCTGCCCTATCAGGCGGCCAGCTACGCAACGTTCGGCCTCGGTGCCGAAGCGGCCCTGCGTGCAATCACGCTGACCCCGGCGGAAGTGCTCGGCGTGGCCGACCGCATCGGATCGCTCGACATCGGCAAGGATGCCACGCTGTTCGTCGCCGATGGTGACGTCCTCGATGGCCGCACGCGCGTCGAGCGCGCCTGGATCCGTGGGCGCGAAGTCGACCTGACCAGTCGGCACACACGGCTTCACGACAAGTACCAGCGCAAGTACCGCGGTGAAGCCAAGGACTAG
- the miaB gene encoding tRNA (N6-isopentenyl adenosine(37)-C2)-methylthiotransferase MiaB — protein MAGKLYIKTHGCQMNEYDSAKMADVLHAAHGLELTDNEAEADVILVNTCSIREKAQEKVFSQLGRWKQLKKDKPVVIGVGGCVASQEGEAIIKRAPFVDLVFGPQTLHRLPELIAAREATGKPQVDISFPEIEKFDRLPEPRAEGPTAFVSIMEGCSKYCTYCVVPYTRGEEISRPFDDVVTEVALLAERGVREVTLLGQNVNAYRGAMHGGGSADLGLLIHAIAEIDGIGRIRFTTSHPMEFGDSLIEAYANVPKLANFLHLPVQSGSDRILAAMKRGYTVLEFKQRIRKLRAVRPDICISSDFIVGFPGETEADFDKTLKLVADIGFDQSFSFIYSARPGTPAANLADDTPAEEKKDRLARLQALLDNHARAINAAMVGSVQRILVEGPSRRDADELTGRTENMRKVNFAGPARLVGEFIDVEITGAKSNSLRGRVCTREECAA, from the coding sequence ATGGCCGGCAAGCTGTACATCAAGACCCACGGTTGCCAGATGAACGAGTACGACTCGGCGAAGATGGCCGACGTGCTGCATGCCGCCCATGGACTCGAACTGACCGACAACGAGGCCGAGGCCGACGTCATTCTGGTCAACACCTGCTCGATCCGCGAGAAGGCACAGGAGAAGGTGTTCAGCCAGCTCGGCCGCTGGAAGCAGCTCAAGAAGGACAAGCCGGTGGTCATCGGAGTCGGCGGCTGCGTCGCCAGTCAGGAAGGCGAGGCGATCATCAAGCGCGCCCCGTTCGTCGACCTCGTGTTCGGCCCGCAGACCCTGCACCGCCTGCCCGAGCTGATCGCCGCCCGTGAGGCGACCGGCAAGCCGCAGGTCGACATCAGCTTCCCCGAGATCGAGAAGTTCGACCGCCTGCCCGAACCGCGCGCCGAGGGCCCCACGGCCTTCGTGTCGATCATGGAAGGCTGCTCGAAGTACTGCACGTACTGCGTCGTGCCCTATACGCGCGGCGAGGAGATCAGCCGGCCGTTCGATGATGTCGTCACCGAAGTCGCCCTGCTCGCTGAGCGCGGCGTGCGCGAAGTGACCCTGCTCGGCCAGAACGTCAATGCGTACCGCGGCGCGATGCACGGCGGCGGCAGCGCCGACCTTGGCCTGCTGATCCACGCGATCGCCGAGATCGACGGCATCGGCCGGATCCGCTTCACCACCTCGCATCCGATGGAATTCGGAGACTCGTTGATCGAGGCTTATGCCAACGTGCCGAAGCTCGCCAACTTCCTGCACCTGCCCGTGCAGTCGGGCTCGGATCGCATCCTGGCGGCGATGAAGCGGGGCTACACCGTGCTCGAATTCAAGCAGCGCATCCGCAAGCTGCGTGCGGTGCGGCCGGACATCTGCATCTCGTCGGACTTCATCGTCGGTTTTCCCGGGGAAACCGAAGCCGATTTCGACAAGACCCTCAAGCTCGTCGCCGACATCGGTTTCGACCAGAGCTTCAGCTTCATCTACTCGGCCCGGCCCGGCACACCGGCGGCAAACCTCGCCGACGACACCCCAGCCGAGGAAAAGAAGGATCGGCTTGCGCGTCTGCAGGCCCTGCTCGACAACCATGCGCGCGCGATCAACGCCGCCATGGTCGGCAGCGTGCAGCGAATCCTCGTCGAAGGTCCGAGCCGGCGCGACGCCGACGAACTGACCGGCCGGACCGAAAACATGCGCAAGGTCAACTTCGCTGGCCCGGCCCGCCTGGTCGGCGAATTCATCGATGTCGAAATTACCGGGGCGAAGAGCAATTCGCTGCGCGGCCGCGTGTGCACGCGCGAAGAATGCGCGGCCTGA
- a CDS encoding amidohydrolase family protein, with amino-acid sequence MIRQPVLRWAWYRFAPGLLAALVSPCALAAPGIEPVEGIADRAPSSYAITHARAVVKPGQVIDDATIIVRDGRITGVGVRLAVPGDLVEVDLGGRSVFAGFIDANARYGQSTEVTNARAQGGRAPAAVYARSGPRHWNRLVHPEVDVADAFKPDAGAAKPLREMGFVAVLSAPQSGILRGQSALALTADATRPNEVLLKSAVAQHIAFEQGQWPSNEYPSSLMGSIALVRQTLHDVRWRQSWAVWQKRQRNAATIEANLALDALVPLLDGRQPAVFATTDELDIGRALAIASEFDLKLVMLGNGHEYRRVSRLKSAGVPVILPLDWPEAPAVEDPDRALDLSLAELEHWEWAPHNPRVLAEAGVPFAFTTAGLKKPAEQFWSNLRKAVVSGLGEDVALAGLTTQPAAMLGVSDRLGSIETGRMAAFVIADAGLFRSADARIHEVWIGDQRHVIRAGAGDEPRGTWTLQWSGADGARELVVSGETPSLKATLGDNSFPATWSGTELTLYAPGKALGRSGERVAIVATLSGDRLRGRLAGSDGREVLIEGVRTKQADAGAKPVAAVTRPPSPLRYPAGEFGVLATPAVEDVVVRGATIWTQGPQGRLEQSDLHVAGGRIRAVGRDLAVPRGTREIDARGKHVSPGIIDAHSHIAIARGVNEGSDSVTSEVRVGDVLDPTDISIYRQLAGGVTSSHLLHGSANTIGGQAQLIKLRWGEDADGLRFAGAPATIKFALGENVKQANWGEAFNKRYPQTRMGVQEILRDSFVAARAYATEGGKGAPPRRRDLRLEALAEVLDGRRFVHIHSYRQDEILGFVRIAGEYGIVPTFQHVLEGYKVADELAKLGAGASTFSDWWAYKMEVADAIPYNGALMTRQGVVVSFNSDSDELARRLNTEAAKAVKYGGLDEVAALDLVTRNPARQLRVDARVGSLQVGMDADFVIWSDNPLSTFARVEQTWIDGRRYFDHEADTAERLRIDTERERLIAKALPERVKALAAKPEAPAASPGKPATPEVANTNRLVDHIHTRSVYHAGESLHVCTEAHE; translated from the coding sequence ATGATTCGCCAACCAGTCTTACGCTGGGCGTGGTACCGGTTTGCGCCGGGCCTGCTCGCGGCACTCGTCTCTCCATGCGCGCTCGCCGCGCCCGGCATCGAGCCGGTTGAAGGCATCGCCGACCGCGCGCCAAGCAGCTATGCGATCACGCATGCGCGTGCCGTGGTGAAACCCGGCCAGGTGATCGACGATGCGACCATCATCGTGCGCGACGGACGCATCACCGGCGTCGGCGTTCGACTCGCCGTTCCCGGCGATCTGGTCGAAGTCGATCTCGGCGGTCGCAGTGTGTTTGCCGGCTTCATCGACGCGAACGCTCGCTATGGGCAATCGACTGAGGTCACGAACGCCCGTGCCCAAGGCGGACGTGCGCCCGCGGCGGTGTATGCGCGCAGCGGACCGCGCCACTGGAATCGCCTCGTACATCCGGAGGTGGATGTCGCGGATGCCTTCAAGCCCGATGCTGGCGCGGCGAAACCACTGCGTGAAATGGGCTTCGTCGCGGTCCTCTCGGCACCGCAGTCGGGCATCCTGCGTGGCCAGTCGGCCCTGGCTTTGACGGCCGACGCAACACGACCCAATGAAGTCCTGCTGAAAAGCGCAGTCGCGCAGCATATCGCCTTTGAGCAGGGGCAGTGGCCATCAAACGAGTATCCGTCGTCGTTGATGGGCTCGATCGCCCTGGTCCGGCAGACCCTGCACGACGTTCGCTGGAGGCAGTCTTGGGCGGTATGGCAGAAGCGCCAGCGCAATGCCGCAACGATCGAGGCGAACCTCGCCCTCGACGCGCTGGTGCCCTTGCTCGACGGTCGCCAGCCGGCGGTGTTCGCGACCACCGATGAACTCGACATCGGTCGCGCGCTCGCCATTGCCAGCGAGTTCGACCTGAAGCTCGTCATGCTCGGCAACGGGCACGAGTATCGTCGTGTGTCCCGGCTCAAGTCCGCCGGGGTGCCGGTGATCCTTCCTCTGGACTGGCCCGAGGCACCGGCAGTGGAGGATCCCGATCGAGCGCTCGACCTGAGCCTTGCCGAACTCGAACACTGGGAATGGGCGCCGCACAACCCGCGCGTGCTGGCGGAGGCTGGCGTGCCGTTCGCTTTCACCACAGCGGGCCTCAAGAAGCCCGCCGAGCAATTCTGGAGCAACCTGCGCAAGGCGGTGGTGAGTGGTCTTGGCGAAGACGTTGCGCTCGCCGGCCTGACGACGCAGCCTGCCGCGATGCTCGGCGTGTCCGACCGGCTCGGCTCGATCGAGACCGGGCGCATGGCTGCCTTCGTCATCGCCGACGCGGGTCTGTTCCGTTCGGCCGACGCGCGCATCCACGAAGTCTGGATCGGCGACCAGCGCCACGTCATCCGCGCCGGTGCCGGCGATGAGCCGCGCGGCACTTGGACCCTGCAATGGAGCGGTGCCGACGGCGCGCGCGAACTCGTCGTCAGCGGCGAAACGCCGTCGCTGAAGGCGACGCTCGGCGACAACAGCTTCCCGGCGACCTGGAGCGGCACGGAACTGACCCTGTATGCGCCGGGCAAGGCGCTTGGCCGCAGCGGCGAGCGCGTGGCGATCGTCGCCACCTTGTCCGGTGATCGCCTGCGCGGACGTCTCGCCGGTAGCGATGGCCGCGAGGTGCTGATCGAGGGTGTGCGCACGAAGCAGGCTGATGCTGGTGCGAAGCCGGTCGCAGCCGTGACGCGGCCGCCTTCGCCACTGCGCTATCCGGCCGGCGAGTTCGGTGTGCTCGCCACGCCAGCAGTGGAGGACGTCGTCGTGCGCGGCGCAACCATCTGGACCCAGGGACCGCAGGGTCGGCTCGAACAGTCCGACCTGCATGTTGCGGGCGGACGCATCCGCGCAGTCGGGCGCGACCTGGCCGTGCCACGCGGCACGCGCGAGATCGACGCGCGCGGCAAGCACGTCTCGCCCGGCATCATCGATGCGCATTCGCACATCGCAATCGCGCGCGGCGTCAACGAAGGCTCCGACTCGGTGACCAGCGAGGTGCGCGTCGGCGACGTGCTCGACCCGACCGACATCTCGATCTACCGCCAGCTGGCTGGCGGCGTGACCAGTTCCCACCTGCTGCACGGTTCGGCCAACACGATTGGCGGCCAGGCGCAGCTCATCAAGCTGCGCTGGGGCGAGGACGCCGATGGCCTGCGCTTTGCTGGCGCACCGGCGACGATCAAGTTTGCGCTCGGCGAGAACGTCAAGCAGGCCAACTGGGGCGAGGCCTTCAACAAGCGCTATCCGCAGACACGCATGGGTGTGCAGGAAATCCTTCGCGACAGCTTTGTTGCCGCGCGCGCCTACGCGACGGAGGGTGGCAAGGGTGCGCCGCCGCGTAGGCGTGATCTGCGCCTGGAAGCACTGGCGGAGGTGCTCGACGGCCGGCGATTCGTGCACATCCACAGCTATCGCCAGGACGAGATCCTCGGTTTCGTGCGCATCGCCGGCGAGTACGGCATCGTGCCGACGTTCCAGCATGTACTGGAAGGCTACAAGGTTGCCGATGAACTGGCGAAACTGGGTGCCGGCGCGTCGACTTTCAGTGACTGGTGGGCCTACAAGATGGAGGTCGCCGATGCGATTCCGTACAACGGTGCACTGATGACGCGCCAGGGCGTGGTCGTCTCGTTCAACTCCGACTCCGACGAGTTGGCGCGCCGCCTCAACACCGAAGCCGCAAAGGCGGTCAAGTACGGCGGCCTCGACGAGGTCGCCGCGCTCGACCTCGTGACGCGCAATCCTGCGCGCCAACTGCGGGTCGATGCGCGGGTGGGTTCGCTCCAGGTCGGGATGGACGCCGACTTCGTGATCTGGAGTGACAATCCTTTGTCCACGTTCGCGAGAGTCGAGCAGACTTGGATCGACGGGCGGCGCTACTTCGACCACGAAGCCGATACGGCCGAACGCCTGCGCATCGACACGGAGCGCGAGCGACTCATTGCCAAAGCATTGCCTGAGCGTGTAAAGGCGCTTGCGGCGAAACCGGAGGCGCCAGCTGCCTCGCCCGGGAAACCGGCCACGCCGGAGGTTGCCAACACCAATCGTCTCGTCGACCACATCCACACACGCTCGGTCTACCACGCTGGTGAATCGCTCCACGTCTGCACGGAGGCCCACGAATGA
- a CDS encoding disulfide bond formation protein B, with amino-acid sequence MTLNRLSSRTVFALIALCCGLLMGYALFAQHVQGFEPCMLCMVQRVFVCAAGVVALAAAMHGAATVGRRVYGSLTALVALGGAYVAGRHVYLQWLALNAPEKLDGCAPSFEYALQNYGLPKFFSTIFIREQDCGVIDWTFLGLSMPTWTLFWFVIIAGVAVWAGFRRAR; translated from the coding sequence ATGACCCTGAACCGCCTTTCCAGCCGCACGGTGTTCGCTTTGATCGCCCTGTGCTGCGGCCTGCTCATGGGCTATGCGCTGTTCGCCCAGCACGTACAAGGTTTCGAGCCCTGCATGCTGTGCATGGTCCAGCGCGTTTTCGTCTGTGCCGCCGGCGTGGTTGCACTTGCCGCCGCCATGCACGGAGCCGCGACCGTGGGGCGCCGTGTCTACGGCAGCCTCACCGCCCTGGTGGCGCTCGGCGGCGCGTACGTCGCCGGACGCCACGTCTACCTGCAATGGCTCGCGCTCAATGCACCGGAGAAGCTCGACGGATGTGCTCCGTCGTTCGAATACGCCTTGCAGAACTACGGTCTCCCGAAGTTCTTCAGCACGATCTTCATTCGCGAGCAGGATTGCGGGGTGATCGACTGGACCTTCCTCGGCTTGTCGATGCCGACCTGGACCTTGTTCTGGTTCGTCATCATCGCCGGAGTTGCGGTGTGGGCGGGGTTTCGCCGCGCGCGCTGA
- the rplQ gene encoding 50S ribosomal protein L17 encodes MRHQKSGRKLNRTSSHREAMFKNMAASLFKHELIRTTLPKAKELRRVAEPLITLAKTDGVANRRLAFARLRDKQAVGKLFVELGPRFRERKGGYLRILKCGFRPGDNAPMAYVELLDRPQTAAPAVDE; translated from the coding sequence ATGCGTCACCAGAAGTCGGGCCGCAAGCTCAACCGCACGAGCAGCCACCGCGAAGCAATGTTCAAGAACATGGCCGCTTCGCTGTTCAAGCACGAACTGATCCGCACCACCTTGCCGAAGGCCAAGGAGCTGCGCCGCGTCGCCGAGCCGCTGATCACCTTGGCGAAAACCGACGGCGTCGCCAACCGCCGTCTCGCGTTTGCGCGTCTGCGCGACAAGCAGGCGGTGGGCAAGCTGTTCGTCGAACTCGGTCCACGTTTCCGTGAGCGCAAGGGTGGCTACCTGCGTATCCTCAAGTGCGGCTTCCGTCCCGGCGACAATGCGCCGATGGCCTACGTCGAATTGCTCGACCGCCCGCAGACGGCCGCGCCCGCCGTCGACGAGTAA
- the rpoA gene encoding DNA-directed RNA polymerase subunit alpha translates to MAGTSTNVLRPRGIQVERIGANHAKVVVEPMERGFGHTLGNALRRVLLSSIPGCAVVEVEIDNVLHEYTTLEGLQEDIIEVLLNIKDVAIRMHGHDETTLTLSKKGKGVVTAGDIKVDHSVEIVNPDHVICHLTKDVALNMRLKVVRGVGYQPAVSRRQPDEEARPIGRLQLDASFCPVRRVSYQVDSARLEQRTDLDKLVLEIDTNGAIDAEEAVRKAAEILQDQISVFGDFTRRESEGSKADKSGVDPVLLRPIDDLELTVRSANCLKAESIYYIGDLVQKTEVELLKTPNLGKKSLTEIKDVLGQRGLSLGMKLDSWPPPGIAHGMQLG, encoded by the coding sequence ATGGCAGGAACGTCCACCAACGTGCTGCGCCCACGCGGCATCCAGGTCGAGCGCATCGGTGCGAATCACGCGAAGGTCGTGGTCGAACCGATGGAGCGCGGCTTCGGTCATACCCTCGGCAATGCGCTGCGTCGCGTGCTGCTGTCGTCGATCCCAGGCTGTGCCGTCGTCGAGGTCGAGATCGACAATGTGCTGCACGAGTACACGACCCTCGAGGGCCTGCAGGAAGACATCATCGAGGTCCTGCTCAACATCAAGGACGTCGCGATCCGCATGCACGGCCACGACGAGACCACGCTCACGCTCAGCAAGAAGGGCAAGGGCGTCGTCACGGCCGGCGACATCAAGGTCGACCACTCGGTCGAAATCGTCAATCCGGACCACGTGATCTGCCACCTGACCAAGGATGTTGCGCTGAACATGCGCCTCAAGGTCGTGCGCGGTGTCGGCTACCAGCCGGCTGTCTCGCGTCGCCAGCCGGATGAGGAAGCGCGACCGATCGGGCGCCTTCAGCTCGACGCCTCGTTCTGTCCGGTCCGTCGCGTGTCCTACCAGGTCGACAGTGCTCGCCTCGAGCAGCGCACCGACCTCGACAAGCTCGTCCTGGAGATCGACACCAACGGTGCGATCGATGCGGAAGAAGCCGTGCGCAAGGCTGCCGAGATTCTGCAGGACCAGATTTCGGTGTTCGGCGACTTCACGCGGCGCGAGAGCGAAGGCTCGAAGGCCGACAAGAGTGGTGTCGACCCGGTGCTGTTGCGTCCGATCGACGATCTCGAACTCACCGTGCGTTCGGCGAATTGTCTCAAGGCCGAGAGCATCTATTACATTGGCGATCTCGTGCAGAAGACCGAAGTCGAGCTGCTGAAGACGCCGAACCTCGGCAAGAAGTCGCTGACCGAAATCAAGGACGTGCTCGGCCAGCGCGGCCTCTCGCTCGGCATGAAGCTCGATTCGTGGCCACCGCCGGGGATCGCGCACGGGATGCAGCTTGGTTGA